CACATTAAGCACTCCCATCAATTCTCCTGCAGTTATATAAATAGTTGGCATTGAATTCACTGTTTTCCCTGCAGCCTTGTCTTCCTTCCATTGTTTTTCTTCGGCTTTTTCCTCCTCAGACTTTTTATGAAACGTAATGATTATACATGTATTTTCCGTTATATAATCTAAAAATGTTATTTTAATATTTTTACTAAACTTGTTTGGAGTACTTTCAGAAATTTCAAAACCAGAACTACCTTCATCAGTAAATTCTAATTCTATCCCTTCATTCCCGCTATCTATTTCGATTCTTCCTTCAACAGGTTCTTCAATATTGAAAAAAACTTCAAGTTCATAGCTCTTGTTATTATCAGATTCGTCCTTTGCAAAACCAGAAAACCAAGGAACATAATAAGGTTTTCCATTTATGTTTAAACCAGATTTTCCACTGTTAGAACCTGCATTAATATAACCAAACTCTCCTAAAGAGATGTATTTTAAATAAGGTGTATATTCTTTTTTAAGGCTATCAACACCATCCAATACCAGACTTTCGTAATTAAGCGGTTCAGTATAGGCTGTCTCGTAATTTTCTCCGGCATACCAATCAAACCCAAATTCCGGTTTATTAGCATAATTACTTTTTCTCCGAAAAATAGCCAGTCCTTTTATTGAATTTTTAACTTTTCTTTCATCTCCCGGAGGATTTGCGTAAGTAACCCCTGCCTGATCTCCTTTTTGTTTAACAAATCCCGAAGCAAAATTGCTTATAAAGTTTCCGGCATTATTTTCAATCTCTTGGGTTGATAATTCAGATATCTTTCCGCCTGCTATTTCTGTAATATTTCCCATAATATCAGATTAATAGTTAGCTCCTTTTTCTCCGCTATTATTTTTAACTTCTTTCTGGGCATTATGATGAATGGTACCTTCAGCAGAAATAACTTCTATATCTTTAGTTGCATTTCTTTTCACATTTGTTGATTCAGAAGAGATATCACCTTTTGCTACTTTCAAAATATTAGCTGCCATTAAAGAATAATCCAATACCGCATTCTGCATCATCATTCCTCCTGCGGTACTCATATGATTTACTCCGGCTCCTTCGGTAATATTTAGCCCGGCAGTAGAAGTAATATTCTCTGAAGCACTTATATTTATATTTTTTGCATTAATATTAATTGTTTCCGGTGCTGTAATGTTAATATTGCTTCCCGTTGTATCCAGATGAATCTCATTACCACTTTTATCTGTAATAATGATGCTTTCATCTTCTGTAAAAACGATTCTGTGGCCGCTTCTCGTCTGAATAGACTTTACCCGGTTCTCTGCACCTCCTCCAAGGCCAATTCCTCCGTGGAACATTCCTCCCATAACGAAAGGTCTGTCAGGATGGTTGTGTACGAAATTAACCATCACCTGATCTCCAACTTCAGGAATGGCTACATACCCACGGTTTTGAGTGATCTGATCCGTTCCTCCTGCATCAGGGCTCATTACACGGACAAAATGGGTGGTATCATTCATCTGCCAGTCAAATCTTACCTGAACTCTTCCCTGCCCTTCCGGATCGGTATTTGAAATTACGGTGGCGATCTGTGGCTGTGCTGCGGGAGTGGTAAATTCCGGTTTGGGTAAGAAACCAGTATCTGCCGCAATAGATTCAAAGGTTCCTGAATAATGTCCGATCGTATCAATTTCGTGAACGGCTTCTGTTACCATCACTTTGGTAAAATAGGATGTTTCATTGCTGTCCGGCTTTCTCATGTGGATATCCACAATACATCCCGGATGCAAAAACGGAACTGTTGTAGATCCGGAAACAGAAAATACATTTACTGCTTCACTTCCTGATGTGCTTCTTTGAGAGTGCTCCACATCCAGATGGGTTGTTGCTTTAATAGGTGCAACCTGAAGCGCCGGAGTTTTATATATTTTATCGTTATGACTGTATGCTGTACGGGCAAGGTCGCCCATATGACTTACAGGAGTTTCTCCGGAAGTCAGCTTTTCATTTTTACTGCTGTTGTAGCCATAATATTGAGGTTTCGTATGCACAGCTTTTAACTCTACTCTAATGTTATCTGCATTGCTTCCGTAAAGAAGTTTGATAGGTTTATTCTGTGGAGGAAGTTTTCCGAAGTGCACTACCTCGCCATCATAATAGAATTGTTCCCCATAAGCTTCTGCCATTCTTGCCAGATAATTGTAATGGGTTTCATTGTATTGGCTGCTGTAGATAATCTGGGAATAATCATTTGCGTCAATTCTTATATCAAATCGTTCTTTATCAATTCCCTGTTTGATTACTTCTTCAGCGATAATCCCTATATTAACGGGCTGCCCGCCGCCAAAACTCTGAATATGCGGAGCTCCATCAAGTAAAATCGTTGGACTGTATCCGGAAAGCACTATGTTTCCAAGACTCATTTTTTCCTGGCTGAATCCTACTTTGGTAATGATACCCACAAAGTTTCTTTCAGGGCTTTTCTCAATATCTTTGTAAGAAATAACGGCAGTAAGGCGTTTTCCTAAAAATTTATTAGCTTCTTCAAGGGTGTGGCTCTGCCTGTCTCCCAATGCGTCGTGGGCAAGGGTAAGGCTGAATTCATGGTGGTGGCTGGCTTTCTGTTTAAGAGTGAAGTGTTTGTAGTACTTAATAATTTTACCTTCCACAACCAGTGACAATTTAACCAGCCGGTTGATTCCTGCATGATGATTCTCGGATATTCCGTCTGCATTCTGTGACGGGCGGAAGGAAGATCCTTTTGTCTTTGATTCGGTTTTCATATGCTTTGTGTTTGATTAAAGATAACAATATTTTATATAACAGATAGTATATAAATATGTTAGAGTAAAATTTTCTGGTATAAGTTTTCTCATCCAGGCAAAAAAAGACCGCCTTATAAATAGGGACAGTCTTTTTTCTTATGAATGTTGATAATGTGTGTAAATTTTAGCTGGATGGCCATAGACCAGCGTATTGAGAAGTACCGTAATCAATTGTTTCGGCACTTATTACGAAGCTGATCAGCATGCTGTTACTGTCAATAGCGTCAAAATCTACCTGATGCTGGATTACATATCCGTTCTGCCAGTTTAAAGTGATTAATGTTCCTTCTTCGTGAGATTTGTTGAATGTAATCTCTCCTACAGTCGGTTTGTATTTACCGTTTAACAGGCTTTCAAGGATATCTGATTTCTCAGTAGCTTCTACTGTAACCTTTATTAATGCGTTAGAAGGATCTGATGCTACACGTCCTGACACGTCTGTAGATCTTGACACACTGTAATTCATTTTTAACAGCTTCTGTCCTTCACCGTTGTTGAATTTTAAGATTCCTCTTGAATTTCTTTCGGCCATGATTAGTAAATTTTAATCGTTAGTAATATTTTGTGATTCGGTGATTGTTTAGCAAATATAGAGGCTCTATTTCGCTAAAAAAAACTTTTCAATATAAATCTGAAAAATTGTAGTAGTTCTACGATTTCTTGTCGTAATTCTACGACAATAGATTTAAACACCACATCACAACACCCACCAACACAGTATTTTAAATTAAATCCCATTTTTAAGATAAAAAACAGTTTTACACTATTAAGAGAGATAATTGAGAAATTATAGGTAAATTGTGAATGGTCAATTCGCTTTTCTGTGAATTTTGGGTTCAAGGTTCAAGGTTGATGTACTTCAACTTTTCATTTCCGGTTTTTGGACACAAAAAAGCAGAAGTATGTACTCCTGCTTTTGATATTATAAAAAATGAATTTCTTAATGCTTTGTGTATTCCGGTTGTTCCGTCGGAATTCTTGAAGGTGTAAAGTATTCATTAAGCCAGTAGAAAGTCTGCCCGTTCTGCTGAATCTTTACAGCTGGATTATTTCTGTTGGCAAGCATTCTGTCTGCTAAATTTTTGTAGTGATAGAAATAATTTTTCACGGTTTCACTAGGAACAACCTTTGATTTTTTCCAACCTTTCAGTTTGTACTTAGCCATCAGTTCTTCTTCAGAAAGATCAAATCCTGTACTCATTCCAATAGCATAAGCCATTGGCTGCTCATAAAGATCTCCTTTATCAAGGAATTTTATAGTCGGGTTATATTTCTTCAGCAGCTTCACATACTCTTTTATTGCTCTTGACTGATTAAAGTCCGGACGGTCTGCCTGAGTATTCCTGTATACTTCGGTATAGAAAGCTTTTAGGTTGTCATATTCCGCTTCAGAAATAAGGATTCCTTTTTCTATTCCCGGAGTATAATCTTTTAGATCTTTCGGGATGTATCCTTTTACAAGGAATGGGCTTCCGTAGTTGATCAGCTGTGCTGCAATTCCTGCAGATACCGGATTGGTAAGACCCGGATACAGATATTTATATTTTACATCAACATCTGTTTTTCCTGCTCCCACTGATGAATGGAAATATTCATTAAGCGATTTATCAATATTCTGGTTGTCTAAAGTAACCTGCGAAATAAGGCTGTCAACAGATTTTTTCAGGAATCCTGGAGTTGTAATATCCCCTTTTTTAGGGAAGATAACGAATCCCTGAGACATACTCTGTTTAGGATATGCCAATGAGAAGAATCCTGCATCACCTTCTACCAGGCTGAAGTTATTCTTGGTAAGAACATCATACTGGTCGATGATTTTTTGTTTTTTAAGTTCAGCAATATTTTTGGCTGTATTGGTAACAACATTTTCTGCCATCAATACGAAATCGTTATAGGTATCAGATGATCTTGCACTCGTCTGGAACATAATCAGTCTTGCCTGAGCCTGGGTAAGTGAGCTGATCACACTGTACATATTTCCGCTTTGGTTGGCAGAAGTTCCTACAGTGACTACAATATTGGTTTCATCAGGTACGTTTGAAAGAAGGTTCCCAGCTGCAGTAAGAGCTTCTCCTACCGGCTGATACCCGCTAGTGCTTGCGCAGTTCATTTCATTCGTTTTCTGATCAATAAATGTTGTCATTTTGCTGTAGTCTGCACTTAGGTTCGATACAGCAATATTTTCCCCGCAAGGATTATTTTTATATAAAACCACTCCATATTTAACATTGTTAAAATAAGATGGTTTTTCGAATCTAAGCTGAAGATCCTGCAGTAATGATTTTACAATGGGTGCATAAGGTGCATTTCCTGCACTTACATCCAATGCAAAAACAATATTAATATTTTTGTCTCTTTCTGTGATCTCCCTGTAACGGTCAAAATAAATAGGCTCACCCAATACGTTCGATACAAAGTTCTTGCTGTAATCTAAAATATTGGTAAAATATTTTGTTTTTGAATCCGGAGTTGGAGCCTGTTCCAATGGAAGGTTTACAGGAAATATATTCTCAAGCTGTGTTCTTTTGTTAACATCTGTAAGAAGAATGGCTTTTTTATTTTCGGCATCTGATCCCGATCCTCCCGGATATCCTTCATAGATTCCTAACGTAGAATCGTTGATCCCTGTGGTATTTTTCAATTTAATAGCAGAACGCTCTCCCCAACTGGAAATCACGTTAGAACTTACCCATCCGTAAAGTCCTTTGCCGATGCTGTCTATATCAATGGAAGGTTTTTTACCTACTAAAAATCGTTTATTGTTTTCAGCCTGCTTGTAGACATATACAATTTGTCCGTTTGGAATCTTTACATTGGCTGTTTCAATAAGACTTGGTGAATTAAACACCATAATAGAGTCATTCTTATAGTATCTTTCAGCGCTTTTGATAACTTCGCTGTTACTTGGTACTACAGCTACTCTTACAGGATACCCTGTTTTTTCACTTTTTAAAGCGTTGTTCCAAAGAAGAAGGTCAGATTCCGGAATCCATCCATATGTTTTGATGGATTTTGACGAAACTTTTTTCATTAAAGCATCCGGAACATATTCCGCTACTTTTACCATTCCGTCTCTATGTTTTAAAACCATTAAAGGTTCAAGGAATTTTACTTCTTTGTAAGATTTCTCATCATCTTTATCCAGATAAGCCGTATTTCTCGATCTGTCTGAAATAACGATCCATGGGGCTGATTTTTTAGGATAACCGTTAACGACAGGGGAAGCATCCACCTGCCCATACTGTGATGGCTCCGGGGTTTTCTTTGACGGCAGTTTTACCTGGCAACTCGTCAATAATACTGATAACCCTATATAATATGCTGCTAGAGGAAATTTATTTTTCATCCTATTTTATCTTTAATGATTGGCGCATCCGTAAAAGCCGGATGATATTATTTGCTTTGGTTGATTTCTACTTTAGTTACACACTCCTGTTTATCATCCAGATTCACTTTTACAGTCTGAATTACCGTGTTTTTGTCAAACTGAAGACCGGCACAATACATGTAGAAATTGTTTACCTTGCTGTCATTTACCTTTACTACTGTATTTTCATTATTACACAGATAAGTTTTCAACAGGTAATTGTAGTGCATATTGAAACTGTTTCCATTGGCGATCTGCTGCAGGTGATATTTGAAATCACTATCTACTCTAGCATAAGAATCTTCTACTGACACTTCCTCTTCTGCAAGAGCATCATAAGCCGGAAGGATCTTGATATGGTGATAGATAGGTTCCTGGCTTTCTTCAGTGTATAGCGTTACCACATAATCTCCGGGCTTTTTATAAGAATAGATCGTAAATTTATCTTTAGAATCTGTATTTCCTGTTTCTCCGAATTTCCATGCAAACACTTTTGCATCAGAAATGGCACGGAAAGATACACTTTCATTTTGCATAGCCTGAGCTACAGCCTCAATAGTAGTTGCACTTTTTGCAGTATCTCTTGCTTTCTGAATGCTTCTTGCGCTTACCATTACAGGGAAAGATTTCGTATACTTATTGTCAACGATCAAACTTACCTGATAATACCCCGGTTTATTATAGAAGTGAATCCCACTGTTTTTATCTGAAGTTGTACCGTCTCCGAAATTCCATCTTTTGGTTTTCGCAAACTGGGTTTTGTCTTCAAATAAAAGTGTGTCACCTACCGCCAGTGAAGACGGATAAACTACCCCAACAATATCATCGGCAGAATGGATAACTTTTTTCTGCAGCCATAGAGCAACCAATGCTGCGATGAGCAAAGTTGCAACAACACCGATAATAATGTTTTTCTTGTTCTTTTGAAAATAATTCATAGTTAATAATTGTGATGTGTTTTATGTAAAGTTCCTAGTATTTAGTATTTATTGTACTCTCGCCTTCAGATCCTGCTCACGCTGATAAAGCTTATTTTGTTTATCCTTGAATCCGATTCTGCATTCATCCACCTGCTTCTGAAAAATTTTAATGTCTTCTGAAGTAGTTGAAATAACTTTTTTGTCATCATAATACATTTTATAGAATTTTGCAATCTGAGGATAGGCATCTTTTCTGATATCAATAACATCGGTACTGCTAAAATAGCTGTTGATATCATTAACCCCTAACTGAATATTATTTTCTATAAAAGGCTGTGGACTGTCATCGGTAAGCTTTGTGATCATCGTATAAGTACTGTCCATGATAGGAATAACAATTTTTTGATGATGCTCAAATTCAGCTTTCTGTTCAAGATTCTGAATCCCTCTTACATCTTCATCAGAAAATGGAGATACAAAACCTTTTAAAAAGATTACTCCCAAAAATAACATGGCAGTCACAAGCATCAGTATTAAATAAAAAAACTGATAATGCCTTTCTTTCTTTGATAATGTGATTTGTCCTTGCATATCTTTATTTTTTATCTTCTTCTTTTACTTCCTGTAAAATTTCTTGTAGGGTCTTTTCTAAGCTCATTATTGGTTACTTTTATTTTACCCATACATTCATCCAGATCCCTTAAAACGGTTTTTTTCTTATACTCTACCTCAATAATCTTAGCCTTTAAGGTCATCATAGGCACTATCTGCTTCATCAGTATGGCATAATGTTTAAAGTTCTGCACACTGTCTTTACCCATAATATTTTTGGCATCTCTCACGTTATCCATAATGCTGGTTCTGAGGAATAACTCGTTCTCCACCTTATTAATACTAAGCTGGTTCATTTTGTCATAAATATCATCAATGTGATCTTTCAGAACGTCACTTCTAAGCATCAGTTCTTTATAGGCTTCAGCTTCCCGGCTGATCCCCTCACGTTGTATATCATAACTCTTAAAGAAGAGAAATAAGCACGTAAAAGTGACAACCGACAAAACAACAAAAGACAGAATAAACTTCCAAATGCCTATTCTGACGTCAGATTTGTTTAATTTTTTTTCCCTGTTAGAAGACATAATTTGCGATTTGTTTGGCCTGTGAAAATATAAAAAAAAAAATTCATGCACAATACGTAGTTTCCCCAGACCTGTTTCGTGAAAACCCTGATTAAATTAATATTAATTTCCACTTTGATAAGTTTTTCATAAATTAGACCTCTAAATTTTAAATATCATTCGCCAAATCGATATTAAGAATGAGTAAAATATTATCTAATACCGTACGTTTTTCTATTGCTGACAGTGATTTTTATTTTAAAAAAATAATGATCAAAACCCTCATGGAGAATCCTTTCTATATGCTTCTGAATGACTGTAACAATGGACACGAGCTGGTAAACAGAATTTACAGGAGACAGGAGGATGTGTTCATTATTGAGTTATTTATGCCAGTATTAAGTGGAATTGAAGCCATCAAATACATCCGGAAAAACAACACAGAAACTCCTATTATTACCTATTCCGGCACTTATCAGGAAGATATGGCTGAAATTCTTTCAAAAATTCCTAATATCTATTACTGCCAGAAAAAAAGCACCATTATAAAGGATATTATTAAAGGAAGTATTGCTTCCGAAGACTTTGATTACCAAACGTATTCTAAAGAATGGGAGCAGCAGCCTCTTGCGGTGCAGGAATATATGGACAGACAGAAAAAGGGTCAGGAAGAGCTTTCTCCGGCTGAAATCCAGCTGATGAGATTCTGCTATGAGGGATTCAGTAATAAAGAAATTGCAGAAAAACTTAACCTGAGCACAAGAACTATTGACACTTATATCAACCGGCTTACAGAAAAGCTGGGACTGAAAACCAAGCTTCACCTTATACGCTTCTGCGTAGAAAACGGATATTACAATTCCAGTTTATAAAAATTCTGATTTAAGATTTAAAATTTAAAATTTCGGATAACTGATAGAGACTGAGCAGGGGGATAAATACTTAATATAAAGTAAGAAAACCCTGCAGAACCTATTGCTACCGGCGTTTATTAAATTTTGTTCATTATTTTTTTTGTACCTTTATGCCGCTAGATTATTTTATTGTTAAATTATTATAATCCTGCCTTAATATAGCATATACATTAAAAGCTCAACGATTTGAATAAAAATATTTTGCCACTAATTTGCTAGTATTCAATTTTTTTAACTAAATTTGCACACCTAAAATTTAAAATTAAAATAAGGAAATGACAAAGGCAGAATTGGTAAACACCATCTCAAATAAGTTGGGAACAGAAAAGAATGAAACACAGAAAGTTGTAGAAGCTTTTATGCAGGAGATCAGAACTTCTATGTATAATGGGGATAACGTTTATCTAAGAGGTTTTGGATCTTTTATCATTAAAACAAGAGCTGCTAAAACAGGAAGAAATATTTCTAAAAACACTGCAATTGAGATTCCTGCTCATAACATTCCTGCTTTCAAACCTTCAAAATCTTTTGTTGAGAAAGTAAAAACTAAAGTTGCAGTAAAATAAGAACATTAACTGAATATTAACTAGTTACTAAAAAATTAAAATTATGCCAAGCGGAAAGAAAAGAAAAAGACACAAGGTTGCTACTCACAAAAGAAAGAAAAGAAGAAGAGCAAACAGACATAAGAAAAAATAATCTCTTCTTCTCGAGATTTACAATATAATAATATAGTTGGTGGATTTAAATTCTTAAAGTTCACTAACTATATTTTTGTTTGCAACTATAAGATTCCGCGGAAAGCAGATGGTTTCAAATATTATTTTAATAAACATATAATGGTTTTCATTCAAAATCCTTATATTTAATAGATTAATTAATCGAGAAAAACATCCAATTCCTATAATCTTAACAATTTTATCTTAAAAAAATGAAGAAAGAACTAATAGTTTCGCATGAAGATGATCTTACAAAGATTGCATTACTGGAAGACGGAAGACTATGTGAACT
Above is a genomic segment from Chryseobacterium viscerum containing:
- the tssR gene encoding type VI secretion system protein TssR domain-containing protein; its protein translation is MKNKFPLAAYYIGLSVLLTSCQVKLPSKKTPEPSQYGQVDASPVVNGYPKKSAPWIVISDRSRNTAYLDKDDEKSYKEVKFLEPLMVLKHRDGMVKVAEYVPDALMKKVSSKSIKTYGWIPESDLLLWNNALKSEKTGYPVRVAVVPSNSEVIKSAERYYKNDSIMVFNSPSLIETANVKIPNGQIVYVYKQAENNKRFLVGKKPSIDIDSIGKGLYGWVSSNVISSWGERSAIKLKNTTGINDSTLGIYEGYPGGSGSDAENKKAILLTDVNKRTQLENIFPVNLPLEQAPTPDSKTKYFTNILDYSKNFVSNVLGEPIYFDRYREITERDKNINIVFALDVSAGNAPYAPIVKSLLQDLQLRFEKPSYFNNVKYGVVLYKNNPCGENIAVSNLSADYSKMTTFIDQKTNEMNCASTSGYQPVGEALTAAGNLLSNVPDETNIVVTVGTSANQSGNMYSVISSLTQAQARLIMFQTSARSSDTYNDFVLMAENVVTNTAKNIAELKKQKIIDQYDVLTKNNFSLVEGDAGFFSLAYPKQSMSQGFVIFPKKGDITTPGFLKKSVDSLISQVTLDNQNIDKSLNEYFHSSVGAGKTDVDVKYKYLYPGLTNPVSAGIAAQLINYGSPFLVKGYIPKDLKDYTPGIEKGILISEAEYDNLKAFYTEVYRNTQADRPDFNQSRAIKEYVKLLKKYNPTIKFLDKGDLYEQPMAYAIGMSTGFDLSEEELMAKYKLKGWKKSKVVPSETVKNYFYHYKNLADRMLANRNNPAVKIQQNGQTFYWLNEYFTPSRIPTEQPEYTKH
- a CDS encoding type VI secretion system Vgr family protein, which codes for MKTESKTKGSSFRPSQNADGISENHHAGINRLVKLSLVVEGKIIKYYKHFTLKQKASHHHEFSLTLAHDALGDRQSHTLEEANKFLGKRLTAVISYKDIEKSPERNFVGIITKVGFSQEKMSLGNIVLSGYSPTILLDGAPHIQSFGGGQPVNIGIIAEEVIKQGIDKERFDIRIDANDYSQIIYSSQYNETHYNYLARMAEAYGEQFYYDGEVVHFGKLPPQNKPIKLLYGSNADNIRVELKAVHTKPQYYGYNSSKNEKLTSGETPVSHMGDLARTAYSHNDKIYKTPALQVAPIKATTHLDVEHSQRSTSGSEAVNVFSVSGSTTVPFLHPGCIVDIHMRKPDSNETSYFTKVMVTEAVHEIDTIGHYSGTFESIAADTGFLPKPEFTTPAAQPQIATVISNTDPEGQGRVQVRFDWQMNDTTHFVRVMSPDAGGTDQITQNRGYVAIPEVGDQVMVNFVHNHPDRPFVMGGMFHGGIGLGGGAENRVKSIQTRSGHRIVFTEDESIIITDKSGNEIHLDTTGSNINITAPETININAKNINISASENITSTAGLNITEGAGVNHMSTAGGMMMQNAVLDYSLMAANILKVAKGDISSESTNVKRNATKDIEVISAEGTIHHNAQKEVKNNSGEKGANY
- a CDS encoding response regulator transcription factor; amino-acid sequence: MSKILSNTVRFSIADSDFYFKKIMIKTLMENPFYMLLNDCNNGHELVNRIYRRQEDVFIIELFMPVLSGIEAIKYIRKNNTETPIITYSGTYQEDMAEILSKIPNIYYCQKKSTIIKDIIKGSIASEDFDYQTYSKEWEQQPLAVQEYMDRQKKGQEELSPAEIQLMRFCYEGFSNKEIAEKLNLSTRTIDTYINRLTEKLGLKTKLHLIRFCVENGYYNSSL
- a CDS encoding HU family DNA-binding protein, whose product is MTKAELVNTISNKLGTEKNETQKVVEAFMQEIRTSMYNGDNVYLRGFGSFIIKTRAAKTGRNISKNTAIEIPAHNIPAFKPSKSFVEKVKTKVAVK
- a CDS encoding PKD domain-containing protein, with the protein product MNYFQKNKKNIIIGVVATLLIAALVALWLQKKVIHSADDIVGVVYPSSLAVGDTLLFEDKTQFAKTKRWNFGDGTTSDKNSGIHFYNKPGYYQVSLIVDNKYTKSFPVMVSARSIQKARDTAKSATTIEAVAQAMQNESVSFRAISDAKVFAWKFGETGNTDSKDKFTIYSYKKPGDYVVTLYTEESQEPIYHHIKILPAYDALAEEEVSVEDSYARVDSDFKYHLQQIANGNSFNMHYNYLLKTYLCNNENTVVKVNDSKVNNFYMYCAGLQFDKNTVIQTVKVNLDDKQECVTKVEINQSK
- a CDS encoding type VI secretion system transmembrane protein TssO yields the protein MQGQITLSKKERHYQFFYLILMLVTAMLFLGVIFLKGFVSPFSDEDVRGIQNLEQKAEFEHHQKIVIPIMDSTYTMITKLTDDSPQPFIENNIQLGVNDINSYFSSTDVIDIRKDAYPQIAKFYKMYYDDKKVISTTSEDIKIFQKQVDECRIGFKDKQNKLYQREQDLKARVQ
- the tssD gene encoding type VI secretion system tube protein TssD; protein product: MAERNSRGILKFNNGEGQKLLKMNYSVSRSTDVSGRVASDPSNALIKVTVEATEKSDILESLLNGKYKPTVGEITFNKSHEEGTLITLNWQNGYVIQHQVDFDAIDSNSMLISFVISAETIDYGTSQYAGLWPSS
- the tssO gene encoding type VI secretion system TssO, which gives rise to MSSNREKKLNKSDVRIGIWKFILSFVVLSVVTFTCLFLFFKSYDIQREGISREAEAYKELMLRSDVLKDHIDDIYDKMNQLSINKVENELFLRTSIMDNVRDAKNIMGKDSVQNFKHYAILMKQIVPMMTLKAKIIEVEYKKKTVLRDLDECMGKIKVTNNELRKDPTRNFTGSKRRR